One Bradyrhizobium manausense DNA segment encodes these proteins:
- a CDS encoding ABC transporter substrate-binding protein: MTKNPSRRDVSAAALATIAASVLPAPYVRAAEKKYDAGASDTEIKIGQTVPHSGPGSLYGVLGRVGEAYFQMLNEGGGINGRKITFLTLDDAYSAPKCVEATRRLVEQEEVLALYGSLGTAPQTAVHKYLNSKGVPQLLLNTGASKWNNPKEFKWTMAGLPLYPTEARILARHVVNVKPSAKIGILYQNDDFGRDFLGPFKKVLADAGGTAQVIMEQTYDLTDPTVDSQLINLSKSGADVFYNISTGKATSQSIRKVAELGWKPLQLLSAGSTGKSILSAAGFENAKDIVSISYAKDAGPGRWEKDPGPTAFEELRKKYLPNVAPDNTIAYAGYGQAVTMGEILRRCGDDLTRANVLKQASTLNGFHSPFFLDGVTYSYTPDDYTPMKTLFIQVFNGKDWEVSDRPVVE, encoded by the coding sequence ATGACGAAGAATCCATCGCGGCGCGATGTCAGCGCCGCCGCGCTCGCCACCATTGCCGCATCCGTGTTGCCCGCGCCTTACGTCCGGGCCGCCGAGAAGAAATATGATGCGGGCGCCAGCGACACCGAGATCAAGATCGGTCAGACCGTGCCGCATTCCGGTCCCGGCTCGCTCTACGGCGTGCTCGGCCGCGTCGGTGAGGCCTATTTCCAGATGCTCAACGAAGGCGGTGGCATCAACGGACGCAAGATCACCTTCCTCACGCTCGACGACGCCTACAGCGCACCGAAATGCGTCGAGGCGACGCGGCGCCTGGTCGAGCAGGAGGAAGTGCTGGCGCTCTACGGCTCGCTCGGCACCGCGCCGCAGACGGCCGTCCATAAATATCTGAACTCCAAGGGCGTGCCGCAGCTGCTGCTCAACACCGGCGCCTCGAAGTGGAATAACCCGAAAGAGTTCAAGTGGACGATGGCGGGCCTGCCGCTCTATCCGACCGAGGCGCGCATCCTGGCGCGCCACGTCGTCAACGTGAAGCCCAGCGCCAAGATCGGCATCCTCTATCAGAACGACGATTTCGGCCGCGACTTCCTTGGGCCCTTCAAGAAGGTGCTGGCCGACGCCGGCGGCACCGCGCAGGTGATCATGGAGCAGACCTACGATCTCACCGATCCGACGGTCGATTCCCAGCTGATCAATCTCTCGAAATCGGGCGCGGATGTTTTTTACAACATCTCCACCGGCAAGGCGACGTCGCAATCCATCCGCAAGGTCGCCGAGCTCGGCTGGAAGCCGTTGCAGCTGCTCTCGGCCGGCTCGACCGGCAAATCCATTCTCAGCGCCGCCGGCTTCGAGAATGCCAAGGACATCGTCTCGATCAGCTATGCGAAGGATGCTGGCCCCGGCCGTTGGGAAAAGGATCCGGGCCCGACGGCGTTCGAGGAGCTGCGCAAGAAATATCTGCCGAACGTCGCTCCCGACAACACCATCGCCTATGCCGGCTACGGCCAGGCCGTCACCATGGGCGAGATCCTGCGCCGCTGCGGTGATGATCTGACCCGGGCCAATGTGCTGAAGCAGGCCTCGACCCTCAACGGCTTCCACTCACCCTTCTTCCTCGACGGCGTCACTTACAGCTACACCCCCGACGACTACACGCCGATGAAGACCCTGTTCATCCAGGTCTTCAACGGCAAGGATTGGGAGGTCTCGGACAGGCCGGTGGTCGAGTAG
- a CDS encoding ATP-dependent DNA ligase, translating into MNRFAELLDRLAYEPGRNNKLRLLTGYFREVGDPDRGYALAALTGALSFKHAKPALIRDLIASRTDEVLFGLSYDYVGDLSETVALMWPKAAMAAHNNPPPPTLTEVVTTLRTLGKTELPRQLERWLDELDETGRWALLKLVTGALRIGISARLAKTAAAALGDKDPHEVELIWPGLAPPYPDLFAWLEGRAEKPVNRDPAPFRPVMLAHAIEDTDFESLDPADYVAEWKWDGIRVQAVAGRDDHGQIIARLYSRTGEDITGSFPDLVPSLRLPGAIDGELLVLREGRVQSFNVLQQRLNRKVVSPKLIKEYPIHLRAYDLLGDDENDLRELPFAERRERLETFIAKLGDPRIDLSPTVPFANWDALTAARADPASAGAGEDADAVEGVMLKRRDAPYLPGRPKGQWWKWKRDPHIIDAVLMYAQRGHGKRSSYYSDYTFGVWTGTENGEELVPVGKAYFGFTDEELLQIDRFVRRNTTEKFGPVRHVVHEDDKGLVLEVAFEGLQRSPRHKSGVAMRFPRISRLRWDKPPREADRLETLEKMLKADESLPTIKVATSADGH; encoded by the coding sequence ATGAACCGCTTCGCCGAACTGCTGGATCGTCTCGCCTACGAGCCCGGCCGCAACAACAAGCTGCGCCTGCTCACCGGCTATTTCCGCGAGGTCGGCGATCCCGACCGCGGCTACGCGCTGGCCGCGCTCACCGGCGCGCTCAGCTTCAAACACGCCAAGCCCGCGCTGATCCGCGATCTCATCGCGTCACGCACCGATGAGGTGCTGTTCGGCTTGAGCTACGACTATGTCGGCGATCTCTCGGAGACGGTGGCGCTGATGTGGCCGAAGGCCGCGATGGCCGCCCACAACAACCCGCCTCCGCCAACGCTGACCGAAGTCGTCACCACGCTGCGCACGCTCGGCAAGACCGAGCTGCCCAGGCAACTCGAACGCTGGCTTGACGAGCTCGACGAGACCGGCCGCTGGGCGCTGCTGAAACTCGTCACCGGCGCCTTGCGCATCGGCATTTCCGCGCGGCTGGCGAAGACCGCGGCCGCCGCGCTTGGCGACAAGGACCCGCATGAGGTCGAGCTGATCTGGCCGGGCCTCGCGCCCCCCTATCCCGACCTGTTCGCCTGGCTGGAAGGCCGCGCGGAAAAGCCTGTCAATCGCGACCCGGCACCGTTCCGCCCGGTGATGCTGGCGCATGCGATCGAAGACACGGATTTCGAAAGCCTCGATCCCGCCGACTACGTCGCCGAATGGAAATGGGACGGCATCCGCGTGCAGGCGGTGGCTGGCCGCGACGACCACGGGCAGATCATCGCGCGGCTTTACTCGCGCACCGGCGAGGACATCACGGGCAGCTTTCCGGACCTCGTGCCGTCATTGCGCCTGCCGGGCGCGATCGACGGCGAGCTGCTGGTCCTGCGCGAAGGCCGCGTGCAGAGCTTCAACGTCCTGCAGCAGCGGCTCAACCGCAAGGTGGTCTCGCCGAAGCTGATCAAGGAGTATCCGATCCACCTGCGCGCCTACGATCTGCTCGGCGACGACGAGAACGACCTGCGCGAATTGCCGTTTGCCGAGCGGCGCGAGCGGTTGGAAACGTTCATCGCAAAACTTGGCGATCCCCGCATCGATCTCTCCCCCACCGTTCCCTTCGCGAACTGGGACGCGCTGACTGCCGCGCGCGCCGATCCCGCGAGCGCCGGCGCGGGCGAGGATGCCGATGCCGTCGAAGGTGTGATGCTGAAGCGGCGCGATGCGCCCTATCTGCCCGGACGGCCGAAGGGCCAATGGTGGAAGTGGAAGCGCGATCCACACATCATTGACGCTGTGCTGATGTATGCGCAGCGCGGCCACGGCAAGCGCTCGTCCTACTATTCCGACTACACCTTTGGCGTCTGGACCGGGACCGAGAACGGCGAGGAGCTGGTGCCGGTCGGAAAGGCCTATTTCGGCTTCACCGACGAGGAGCTGTTGCAGATCGACCGCTTCGTCCGCCGCAACACCACGGAAAAGTTCGGGCCCGTGCGGCATGTCGTCCATGAGGACGACAAGGGGCTGGTGCTGGAGGTCGCGTTCGAGGGATTGCAGCGCTCGCCGCGGCACAAATCCGGCGTCGCGATGCGCTTCCCCCGCATCAGCCGCCTGCGCTGGGACAAGCCGCCGCGCGAGGCCGACCGCCTGGAAACGCTGGAAAAGATGCTGAAAGCGGACGAATCCCTACCAACAATTAAGGTTGCAACGTCCGCCGATGGCCATTGA
- a CDS encoding DUF952 domain-containing protein, protein MVKIYKICPASAWREAERQGVYSGSADDSRDGFIHFSTATQVPETLRKHYFGQRALFLIEVDGDALGGELRWERSRNDELFPHLYGDLDLGAVLSVMNLNMRSDGGHDIPELAP, encoded by the coding sequence GTGGTCAAGATCTACAAAATCTGTCCGGCCTCGGCCTGGCGCGAGGCGGAACGGCAGGGCGTGTACAGCGGCAGCGCGGACGATTCGCGCGATGGCTTCATCCATTTTTCGACTGCCACCCAGGTTCCCGAGACCCTGCGCAAGCATTATTTCGGCCAGCGCGCGCTGTTCCTGATCGAGGTCGACGGCGATGCGCTCGGCGGCGAATTGCGCTGGGAGCGATCGCGCAACGACGAGCTGTTTCCGCATCTCTATGGCGACCTCGATCTCGGCGCGGTGCTCTCTGTGATGAACCTCAACATGCGCTCCGATGGCGGCCACGACATACCGGAGCTTGCCCCGTGA
- a CDS encoding MATE family efflux transporter: MNAPLHPRVGSRQVFAIAGPAMVANLTTPLIGVVSTTAIGRLDDAALLGGVAMASVIFDCLFWLFGFLRMSTLAFTAQALGAGETREQTVILVRGFIVAGLIGGALIALQMPLAGALFDLMGGSAGVTHAAKTYFMIRIWSSPFAFANYVILGWLVGQARANPALALQVVINLINMAATILLVLVYDTGIAGAAIAALLSESIGFVIGVIVCRRHAHGGFAVSRATLFDRAKLMRLLAVNSDIMIRTAALITVFLFFTAKGARAGDVTLAANSVLNNFLLVSAFFLDGLANAAQQLCGRTFGARDAKGFADSTRLVLLWGLGFALIVAVLFALFGPAIINFMTTSEDVRRAARDFLLFIVLAPIPGVFAFGFDGIYVGATWAREMRNLMLVSLAIFFGIWLALQSSGNTGLWCALLAFYAARGGLQGARYPALYRATFPKI, from the coding sequence ATGAATGCACCGCTTCATCCCAGGGTCGGCTCCCGCCAGGTGTTCGCCATCGCGGGCCCTGCGATGGTCGCGAACCTCACCACGCCGCTGATCGGCGTGGTCTCCACCACGGCGATCGGCCGGCTCGACGATGCCGCGCTGCTCGGCGGCGTCGCGATGGCCTCCGTCATCTTCGACTGCCTGTTCTGGCTGTTCGGCTTCCTGCGCATGAGCACGCTTGCTTTCACCGCGCAGGCGCTCGGCGCCGGCGAGACGCGCGAGCAGACCGTGATCCTGGTGCGGGGCTTCATCGTTGCCGGCCTGATCGGCGGCGCGCTGATCGCGCTGCAGATGCCGCTCGCCGGCGCGCTGTTCGACCTGATGGGCGGCAGCGCCGGCGTCACGCACGCCGCCAAGACCTATTTCATGATCCGGATCTGGTCGTCGCCGTTCGCATTCGCGAATTATGTCATTCTCGGCTGGCTGGTGGGACAGGCACGCGCCAATCCGGCGCTGGCGCTGCAGGTCGTCATCAACCTCATCAACATGGCGGCGACGATTCTGCTGGTGCTGGTCTACGACACCGGCATCGCGGGTGCGGCGATCGCCGCGTTGCTGTCGGAGAGCATCGGCTTCGTGATCGGCGTCATCGTCTGCCGGCGCCATGCGCATGGCGGCTTCGCTGTGTCCCGCGCGACTCTGTTCGACCGCGCCAAGCTGATGCGGCTGCTGGCTGTCAATTCCGACATCATGATCCGCACTGCGGCACTGATCACTGTGTTCCTGTTCTTCACCGCCAAGGGCGCGCGCGCCGGCGACGTCACGCTCGCCGCGAACTCCGTGCTCAACAATTTCCTGCTGGTCAGCGCCTTCTTCCTCGACGGCCTTGCCAACGCCGCCCAGCAGCTCTGTGGCCGCACTTTTGGCGCGCGCGATGCAAAGGGATTTGCCGATTCGACCCGGCTGGTGCTGCTGTGGGGTCTCGGCTTCGCACTGATCGTCGCGGTTTTGTTCGCGCTGTTCGGACCTGCGATCATCAATTTCATGACCACGAGCGAGGACGTCCGCCGCGCCGCGCGCGACTTCCTGCTGTTCATCGTGCTGGCACCGATCCCCGGCGTGTTCGCGTTCGGCTTCGACGGCATCTATGTCGGCGCCACCTGGGCCCGCGAGATGCGCAATCTGATGCTGGTCTCGCTCGCGATCTTCTTCGGGATCTGGCTGGCGCTGCAATCATCAGGTAATACCGGACTATGGTGCGCGCTGCTCGCGTTCTATGCTGCGCGCGGCGGATTGCAGGGCGCGCGCTATCCGGCGCTGTACAGGGCGACGTTTCCGAAAATCTAA
- a CDS encoding ligase-associated DNA damage response DEXH box helicase, translated as MPPRIRKIPAEPAALLLPDRFQQWFAARGWSPREHQLALLEKARADRSALLIAPTGAGKTLAGFLPTLVELSSAPPSAAKSVVSTGRSVQRSGGLHTLYISPLKALAVDIARNLERPVAEMGLPIKIETRTGDTPTSRRQRQRRYPPDILLTTPEQLALLLSSDDAPFLFSSLKRIVLDELHALVTSKRGDLLSLGLARLWRLAPQMRAIGLSATVAEPESLARFLVPQPKDRPESADIVLAGGAAPPEVEMLDTRERLPWAGHSARHALPEIYELIKANRTTLVFVNTRSQAEMLFQNLWSMNDDNLAIALHHGSLDVAQRRKVEDAMSGGRLRGVVCTSSLDLGVDWGDVDLVVNIGAPKGSSRLMQRIGRANHRLDEASRAVLVPANRFEVLECRVAIDAIAENAQDTPPLRLGALDVLAQHVLGCACGEPFLSDELYAEIRTAAPYANLSRQDFDDVVDFVASGGYALKTYERFARIKQDKEGRWRVANPKVRQSYRMNVGTIVEDDMLKVRLVRSRGGGHGSTGVIARGGRLLGEIEEAFIEGLSPGDTFVFSGEVVRYETLVEDQVYVSRAHDKDPKVPSYMGGKFPLSTYLAERVRRLLDDARAWKGLPEQVRDWLSLQKDVSRVPAVRELLVESFPRANKHYIVCYPFEGRLAHQTLGMLLTRRLERARARPLGFVANEYAVAIWALGDLSFMIRDGRIDLNALFNPDMLGDDLEAWLAESALMKRTFRNCAIISGLIARRHTGEEKSRRQVLFSTDLVYDVLRKHQADHVLLRAARADAATGLLDLRRLSDMLMRIQGRITHRELDHVSPLAVPVMLEIGRESVYGEAGDELLAEAADELVKEAMS; from the coding sequence GTGCCGCCCCGCATCCGCAAAATTCCGGCCGAGCCTGCCGCGCTGCTGCTGCCCGATCGCTTCCAGCAATGGTTTGCGGCGCGCGGCTGGTCGCCGCGCGAGCACCAGCTCGCGCTGCTGGAAAAGGCGCGCGCGGACCGCTCGGCTCTTCTGATCGCACCGACGGGCGCCGGCAAGACGCTGGCGGGATTTCTGCCGACGCTGGTGGAGCTGAGCTCTGCGCCGCCTTCTGCCGCGAAGTCTGTCGTCTCCACCGGCCGTTCCGTGCAGCGCAGCGGCGGCCTGCACACCCTCTACATCTCGCCGCTGAAAGCGCTCGCCGTCGATATCGCCCGCAATCTGGAACGACCGGTCGCCGAGATGGGGCTACCGATCAAGATCGAGACTCGCACCGGAGATACACCAACGTCGCGGCGGCAACGGCAGCGGCGCTATCCGCCTGATATCCTGCTGACCACGCCGGAGCAGCTCGCGCTGCTGCTGTCCTCCGACGACGCGCCGTTTTTGTTTTCATCGCTCAAGCGCATCGTGCTCGACGAGCTGCACGCGCTGGTGACCTCCAAGCGCGGCGATCTGCTCTCGCTCGGCCTCGCACGGCTGTGGCGGCTGGCGCCGCAAATGCGCGCGATCGGCCTGTCGGCGACCGTCGCAGAGCCGGAATCGCTGGCGCGCTTCCTGGTGCCGCAGCCGAAAGACAGGCCCGAAAGTGCGGACATCGTTCTCGCCGGCGGCGCCGCTCCGCCTGAGGTCGAGATGCTGGATACCCGCGAGCGGCTGCCCTGGGCCGGTCACAGCGCGCGTCACGCGCTCCCCGAGATCTACGAGCTGATCAAGGCGAACAGGACCACGCTGGTCTTCGTCAACACCCGCAGCCAGGCCGAGATGCTGTTCCAGAATCTCTGGAGCATGAACGATGACAATCTCGCGATCGCGCTGCATCACGGCTCGCTCGACGTCGCGCAGCGCCGCAAGGTCGAGGACGCCATGTCGGGTGGCCGACTGCGCGGCGTGGTCTGCACCTCATCGCTCGATCTCGGCGTCGACTGGGGCGATGTCGATCTCGTCGTCAACATCGGCGCGCCCAAGGGCTCCTCGCGCCTGATGCAGCGCATCGGCCGTGCCAACCATCGCCTCGACGAAGCCTCGCGTGCCGTGCTGGTGCCCGCGAACCGCTTCGAGGTGCTGGAGTGTCGCGTCGCCATCGATGCCATCGCCGAGAATGCGCAGGACACGCCGCCCTTGCGCCTGGGTGCACTCGACGTGCTCGCCCAGCACGTGCTCGGTTGCGCCTGCGGCGAGCCGTTTCTCTCGGATGAGCTCTATGCCGAGATCCGCACCGCCGCGCCCTACGCAAACCTGTCGCGGCAGGATTTCGACGACGTCGTCGATTTCGTCGCCTCCGGCGGCTATGCGCTGAAGACCTATGAGCGTTTCGCCCGCATCAAGCAGGACAAGGAGGGACGCTGGCGCGTCGCCAACCCGAAAGTGCGCCAGAGCTACCGGATGAATGTCGGCACCATCGTCGAGGACGACATGCTGAAGGTGCGGCTGGTGCGCTCGCGCGGCGGCGGTCACGGCTCGACCGGCGTGATCGCGCGCGGCGGCAGGCTGCTCGGCGAGATCGAGGAGGCCTTCATCGAAGGCCTGTCGCCCGGCGACACCTTCGTGTTCTCCGGCGAGGTGGTGCGCTACGAAACCCTGGTCGAGGATCAGGTCTATGTCTCGCGCGCGCATGACAAGGATCCGAAAGTGCCGTCCTATATGGGCGGCAAGTTCCCGCTCTCGACCTATCTCGCCGAACGCGTGCGCCGGTTGCTTGACGACGCGCGGGCCTGGAAAGGCTTGCCGGAGCAGGTGCGCGATTGGTTGTCTTTGCAAAAGGACGTCTCGCGCGTGCCGGCGGTGCGCGAGCTCCTGGTCGAGAGCTTTCCGCGCGCCAACAAGCATTACATCGTCTGCTATCCCTTCGAGGGTCGCCTCGCGCACCAGACCCTCGGCATGCTGCTGACGCGCCGGCTGGAGCGCGCCCGCGCCCGGCCGCTCGGCTTCGTCGCCAACGAATATGCCGTGGCGATCTGGGCGCTCGGCGATCTCTCCTTCATGATCCGGGACGGCCGGATCGACCTCAACGCATTGTTCAATCCCGATATGCTCGGCGACGATTTAGAAGCCTGGCTCGCCGAATCCGCTCTGATGAAGCGCACGTTCCGCAATTGCGCGATCATCTCCGGCCTGATCGCGCGCCGCCACACCGGCGAAGAGAAAAGCCGCCGCCAGGTGCTGTTCTCGACCGACCTCGTCTACGACGTGCTTCGAAAGCATCAGGCCGATCACGTCCTGCTGCGCGCCGCGCGCGCCGATGCCGCCACCGGCCTGCTCGATCTGCGCCGCCTCAGCGACATGCTGATGCGCATCCAGGGCCGCATCACCCATCGGGAACTCGACCATGTCTCCCCGCTGGCCGTCCCCGTAATGCTGGAAATCGGTCGCGAGTCAGTCTATGGCGAAGCTGGCGACGAGCTGTTGGCGGAGGCCGCCGACGAGCTGGTCAAGGAAGCGATGTCGTAG
- a CDS encoding ligase-associated DNA damage response exonuclease, which translates to MRPQDILLPTADGLCCKPGGFHIDPVRPVERAVITHGHSDHARAGHGAVLATQETLDMMRLRYGENFAGSTQVIRYGEEIRLGETRVKFHPAGHVLGSAQIAVTCKDTCIVASGDYKDAPDPTCTPFELVPCDVFITEATFGLPVFRHGDAADEVRKLLASVALFPERAHLVGAYSLGKAQRVIALLRQAGYDAPIYLHGAMESITHYYQSRGIELGELRPAMGVKKAALAGTITLAPPSATADIWTRRFPDPLTAFASGWMRVRARARQRGIELPLVISDHADWDGLTATIAATGAGEIWVTHGQEDALVHWCRSRGLRAQPLDLVGYGEEEEGEPPVRGEAEA; encoded by the coding sequence ATGCGCCCGCAAGACATCCTGCTGCCAACTGCTGACGGCCTGTGCTGCAAGCCCGGCGGCTTCCACATCGACCCCGTCCGCCCGGTCGAGCGGGCCGTGATCACGCACGGCCATTCCGACCATGCCCGCGCCGGCCATGGCGCCGTGCTGGCGACGCAGGAAACGCTGGACATGATGCGGCTGCGCTATGGCGAGAATTTTGCCGGCTCGACGCAAGTGATCCGTTATGGCGAAGAGATCCGGCTCGGCGAGACCAGGGTGAAATTTCATCCGGCCGGACACGTGCTCGGCTCGGCGCAGATCGCGGTGACCTGCAAGGATACCTGCATCGTCGCCTCAGGCGATTACAAGGATGCGCCCGACCCGACCTGCACGCCGTTCGAGCTGGTGCCCTGCGACGTCTTCATCACCGAGGCCACGTTTGGGCTGCCGGTGTTTCGGCACGGCGACGCGGCCGATGAGGTGAGGAAGCTGCTGGCTTCGGTCGCGTTGTTTCCCGAGCGCGCCCATCTCGTCGGCGCCTATTCGCTCGGCAAGGCCCAGCGCGTGATCGCGCTGTTGCGGCAGGCCGGCTATGACGCGCCGATCTATCTGCATGGCGCGATGGAATCGATCACGCACTACTATCAGAGCCGTGGCATCGAGCTGGGCGAGCTCAGGCCGGCGATGGGCGTGAAGAAGGCGGCGCTGGCCGGCACCATCACGCTGGCGCCGCCGTCAGCCACCGCCGACATCTGGACGCGGCGCTTTCCCGATCCACTCACCGCATTCGCGTCGGGGTGGATGCGCGTGCGCGCCCGCGCGCGGCAGCGTGGCATCGAACTGCCGCTGGTGATCTCCGACCACGCCGATTGGGACGGCCTCACCGCGACCATCGCCGCCACCGGCGCCGGCGAGATCTGGGTCACGCACGGCCAGGAGGACGCGCTTGTGCATTGGTGCAGATCGCGCGGCTTGCGGGCGCAGCCGCTCGATCTCGTCGGCTATGGCGAGGAAGAGGAAGGCGAACCGCCGGTTCGGGGCGAGGCCGAAGCATGA
- a CDS encoding DUF6460 domain-containing protein — MAHDVRDLPAGRSDGLNRFLGGSPLAVAFRLVLLSILVGVVLAAIGFDPWNILISIRLLFQRIWDLGFDAVNWLWRYFLLGAVIVIPIWLLSRVFGSPRR, encoded by the coding sequence ATGGCCCATGACGTCAGAGATTTGCCGGCCGGCCGCAGCGATGGGCTGAACCGCTTTCTCGGTGGCTCGCCGCTGGCGGTCGCGTTTCGCCTGGTGCTGCTCTCGATCCTGGTCGGCGTCGTGCTGGCCGCGATCGGCTTCGACCCCTGGAATATCCTCATCAGCATTCGCCTGCTGTTCCAGCGCATCTGGGATCTCGGCTTCGATGCCGTGAACTGGCTGTGGCGCTACTTCCTGCTCGGCGCGGTCATCGTGATCCCGATCTGGCTGCTCTCGCGCGTATTCGGCTCGCCGCGCCGATAA
- a CDS encoding class I SAM-dependent DNA methyltransferase produces the protein MPLRLFLTSGDLMADRRFEFARDLQLKGDLPAAADLIEQAIELAPDFTSAWFTLGEIRAQLGERDKAIAAFRKARECDPGDQHGAGLHLMRLGDAEMAEMPKAYVQALFDQYAPRFEHALINDLGYRAPALIFKAVLAARVAARKPAFFKRTIDLGCGTGLAAAAFAKQVDHFIGIDLSPGMIKEARATGLYAELEVADMIEGLRTKSDASANLVVAADAFVYLSDLAPVLIEARRVLVAGGTLAFTLETHAGDGIVLGEGLRYAHSAEYVRGAIAKAGLKLLTLEPASPRIENNEPVRGLVVVAAKT, from the coding sequence ATGCCGCTCCGCCTGTTTCTGACCTCCGGCGATCTCATGGCCGACCGCCGCTTCGAGTTCGCGCGCGACCTCCAGCTCAAGGGCGATCTGCCCGCCGCCGCCGACCTGATCGAGCAGGCGATCGAGCTCGCGCCTGATTTCACCTCGGCCTGGTTCACGCTCGGCGAAATCCGCGCGCAGCTCGGCGAGCGCGACAAGGCGATCGCGGCGTTTCGCAAGGCGCGCGAGTGCGATCCAGGGGATCAGCATGGCGCCGGCCTGCATCTGATGCGACTCGGCGACGCCGAGATGGCGGAGATGCCGAAGGCCTATGTACAGGCGCTGTTCGATCAATACGCGCCGCGCTTCGAGCACGCGCTGATCAACGATCTCGGCTATCGCGCGCCCGCGCTGATCTTCAAGGCGGTGCTGGCCGCGCGCGTCGCTGCCAGGAAGCCGGCCTTCTTCAAGCGCACCATCGATCTCGGCTGCGGCACCGGGCTTGCGGCCGCGGCCTTCGCCAAGCAGGTCGACCATTTCATCGGCATCGATCTGTCGCCCGGCATGATCAAGGAGGCGCGCGCCACCGGACTCTACGCCGAGCTCGAAGTCGCCGACATGATCGAGGGCCTGCGCACCAAGAGCGATGCCAGCGCGAACCTCGTCGTCGCTGCGGACGCGTTCGTCTATCTCTCCGATCTCGCGCCGGTGCTGATCGAAGCCAGGCGCGTGCTCGTAGCAGGCGGCACGCTGGCCTTCACGCTGGAGACGCATGCGGGCGATGGCATCGTCCTCGGCGAAGGCCTGCGCTATGCCCATTCGGCGGAATATGTGCGCGGTGCGATTGCGAAGGCGGGGCTGAAGCTGCTCACGCTCGAGCCGGCCTCGCCGCGCATCGAGAACAACGAGCCGGTGCGCGGCCTCGTCGTCGTCGCCGCGAAAACTTGA
- a CDS encoding quinone-dependent dihydroorotate dehydrogenase has protein sequence MIRAFDAFSLPVLRWLDPEDAHRLAIQGLRFLPPVKSRPDDPKLAVRAFGLNFPNPIGMAAGFDKSAEVPDALLRLGFGFVEIGSVTPKPQAGNPRPRLFRLERDEAVINRMGFNNDGADVALRRLAARAANGGLVGVNVGANKDSPDRVADYVKLIETFAPVASYFTVNVSSPNTPGLRNLQEGTLLDDLLGRVIDARERVRQKAGDTPVLLKIAPDLSLAQLDDVVQVARSRRVDGMIVSNTTIARPSTLREEMRSKEQGGLSGRPLFRLSTRMVAETYVRVEGAFPLIGVGGIDSGGAALTKIRAGASLVQLYSSLVYKGLGLVDEIKRDLSSTLLRTGRDSLSEIVGADAATLTAEDWPGL, from the coding sequence GTGATCCGCGCATTCGATGCATTCTCGCTACCGGTGTTGCGCTGGCTCGATCCGGAAGATGCGCACCGCCTCGCGATCCAGGGCCTGCGCTTCCTGCCGCCTGTCAAATCGCGGCCGGATGATCCCAAGCTTGCGGTGCGCGCCTTCGGGCTGAACTTTCCCAACCCGATCGGCATGGCCGCGGGCTTCGACAAGAGCGCGGAAGTGCCGGATGCGCTGCTGCGGCTCGGCTTCGGCTTCGTCGAGATCGGCTCGGTCACGCCGAAGCCCCAAGCCGGCAATCCACGGCCGCGGCTGTTTCGCCTCGAGCGCGACGAAGCCGTCATCAACCGCATGGGTTTCAACAATGACGGCGCAGACGTTGCGTTGCGCCGGCTTGCCGCGCGCGCGGCGAACGGCGGCCTCGTCGGCGTCAATGTCGGTGCCAACAAGGATTCGCCTGATCGCGTCGCCGACTACGTCAAGCTGATCGAGACTTTCGCACCGGTCGCGAGCTATTTCACCGTCAACGTCTCCTCGCCGAATACGCCGGGCTTGCGCAATCTGCAGGAAGGCACACTGCTCGATGATCTGCTTGGGCGCGTGATCGATGCACGCGAGCGCGTCAGGCAGAAGGCCGGCGATACGCCGGTTCTGCTGAAGATCGCGCCTGATCTGAGCCTCGCCCAGCTCGATGATGTCGTGCAGGTCGCGCGCTCGCGCCGGGTCGACGGCATGATCGTGTCGAACACGACCATCGCCCGGCCGAGCACGCTGCGCGAGGAGATGCGCTCGAAGGAGCAGGGCGGACTGTCCGGCCGGCCGCTGTTCCGGCTGTCGACGCGCATGGTCGCCGAGACCTATGTGCGCGTCGAGGGCGCATTCCCGCTGATCGGCGTCGGCGGCATCGACTCCGGCGGCGCCGCGCTGACGAAAATCCGCGCCGGCGCGAGTCTTGTTCAGCTCTATTCGTCGCTGGTCTACAAGGGCCTCGGCCTCGTCGACGAGATCAAGCGCGATCTCTCCTCGACCCTGCTGCGCACGGGCCGGGATTCGCTGTCCGAGATCGTCGGCGCCGACGCCGCAACGCTGACGGCGGAAGACTGGCCGGGGTTGTAA